The stretch of DNA gtgacgacattatgacgtcatttacctaatcatggcggccatcttggattttgaccaatgacgtcatgaaattacataaattataaattttaagtcatgaaaattacattgaatttcatagaatttaattgttgtcagaaaacaggtgtagtttaccaacgaaaaccttgtttaaactgaaattgtcaaattttggcaaaaatatgcNNNNNNNNNNNNNNNNNNNNNNNNNNNNNNNNNNNNNNNNNNNNNNNNNNNNNNNNNNNNNNNNNNNNNNNNNNNNNNNNNNNNNNNNNNNNNNNNNNNNTgcaaacgtggtccttctgaacttttgcatagattatgataatgagttggaattagcaacaccttaacatctcaaaatcttcctcatACATTGACGATATATATACAATGaccgccgataagaaatggtactgggATTTTATTAACaaactcggtcattttagtcgcaaaaaagaCCGGGTGCTCGAGGGTTAAGCACCCCTGTaagatttacagttactgtggCACATGCACAATGCCACGTGTCATTGATGCCACCTAACGATTGATATCGTTTTTGCAGCCATTAGGTATTTTCTGCAATCAACTTATGATCTGCTAGGGGCCAATTTTGCTCCATACAGCAGACTCCGATGCTCACTTAGAGGGTTACCTAAGTCATCTCGTATACCGCTTAGCCCACGTATAATGTGGATTATTAGCAGCTGCGCAtgacttaaccctcaaacacccgagtggggtccgtttggaccccaggcctatattttgatgtgccatttgaaaattttgcaTCGGAACAAAAAtcccttccgtgactttgttcATAAACCTCTTCTCCAACTTCTCCTATTTTTTTTCGGAGATCGAAATGATTTTGTAAAAGTTATAAAGGGAAGTCTGAGGTATGTCCgactggggtccaaacggaccccagaaATATGTGGATTTTTCAACATACAGAAGTGTTTGGCTGTCTTTGATATGTCCCCCAGCAAGCATAATTGCTTCAATATCATGCAGTTTGCCAAGTAAACTCATCCCTAGGAATCAGGTTATGAGGTCATCCGAGGTCATGACCTTTTTATGACCTCTGAGGGCAAAGGTCAACCACATGTCCACCTCTGCAGGCCTTGCCTCTTAGGTAAGTTATCTCTTTCAATCCATGATAATTCTCTGCCTTTGTAAACCATCCTTTGAATATAACATTAGTACAATGAAGCTAGATATGTGCTGATAACACGTACTTGaaaatttcatgttttattcaagtttggagtatatttttttcatcctATATATGCAGTGTCGAAGCatactgtggggaggggggcactgccTTAGCTCCGGTATATTTGTGCTGGGCTTTACAAATGTTTACAATAACCGAACCGAGACAAGTCTATTTTACACATCCCCACATATTGTCACTTCTAAGAATGGCATCTTAACATTTGACAGGTACGCCATGGCCACCAGAGAGAGACTAGCCAGATATACGGCTGCAGAGGCCTTGCGTCAAATACTCAACGCCCAAAGTGACGATGAGAACAGTTCAGTTGATGAGGATGAGTCCGATTTAGACGTCGAAGACCACCTGTCAGATGCGTCAGACCATTCTGACACAGAATCTGTTCAGGAAGAAGACCACCCCAGGGAAGAGATCCGTCAAGAGGCGGATAGAGGTCTGGGAAGGGCTCGCGGAAGAGGTCGTGGACGAGCCAGAGGTCTTGGAGCTAGAGGACGTGGACGAGCTCGTGGAGCCAGAGGACGTGGAAGAGGGAGAGGCCGAGCACCAATAAACAACCCGGCAGTAAATCAGGATGCAGGGAATGAGAATCCAGTAGTTGACAGGCCCTACCAAGGAAAAAACGGAACAGTATGGGACCAAAACCCCCCTCCTCTCGGCAGGCGCCGAAATCAGGACATAATAAGAAATCCGCCAGGTATAACTAATGCTGCTAGGTGCGTGGACATCCAGTCAGCATTTTCCCTCTTTGTGACACCTGCTATGATTGATCTTATTGTACAGCAAACCAACAGAGAGGCGAGACGAAAACACAGAGAGTGGAATGACAATCAGGAGAATGAAAGACAAGAAGAGTGGTGCCGAGTTGATGGAACAGAGATAAGGGCAGTGATTGGATTATGCATCATAGCAGGTTTATACCAGAGTAACCATGAGCCTCAGGCTTCTCTCTGGTCTACAGCTGATGGCAAACCAGTCTTCCCTGCAACTATGACCAGGGAAAGATTCAGAAACATTTTGAAGTACATGCGCTTTGACGACAGGGAGACCCGTGCTGAACGGCGAGCTACTGACAAACTTGCGGCGTTTAGGGACATTTGGGAGATGTTCATAGCACAGTTACCAAAGTACTACATCCCTGGCACAGATCTCTGTGTTGATGAGCAACTTGTAGCTTTCAGGGGAAGATGCGCATTCAGGCAGTACATACCATCCAAACCAGCTAAATATGGACTGAAAATATGGTGGAACTGCGATGCGACAACATGTTACCCCTTGAAAGGAGAAGTGTACCTAGGGAGACAACCAGGGGAACAGCGAGAGATAGGCCAAGGGGCAAGAGTGGTAAAAGAGCTGACATATCTTTGGCGCAGAACAGGGAGAAACGTCACAGCAGACAACTTCTTCACTTCTATCCCACTAGCTGAAGATCTCTGGGAGGATGGACTTACATATGTTGGGACAATAAGGTCTAACAAACCACATATTCCAGAAGTGATGAAGGCTGCAAACCACAAAGAAGTGAATAGCTCCATGTTTGGCTTCCAGGACCAACTGACTCTCACATCATATGTACCTTCCAAAGGCAAAGCTGTCCTTGTTCTGTCAAGCATGCACCATGACGCAAACATCATAGGCGAGCAACAAAAGCCAGAGATTATCATGCACTACAATGCCACAAAGAGTGGTGTAGACAATCTGGATCATCTAGCGACAATGCACACATGCAGGCGCAAGATAAACAGATGGCCAATGGTGCTGTTTTTCAATCTCTTGGATGTGGCAGGAATTGCTTCTCTGATTGTCTTCCTTGGAAACTTCCCAGACTGGAACTTGTCTGCATGCAGCCGGAGGCGCCGCCTCTTCTTGAGGGAACTTGGGTACAACTTAGTAATGCCTCATGTCCAAAGAAGGGCACAGAGCCCATATCTCATGCCTGCAACTAGAGAATCAATGGCTCGCATTGGTGTAAGATCTGTCCGACGAGCAGAGGAGCcagcagcagctgctgcacaagaAGGGCGCAAGAGATGCGAGTTATGCCCACGCAGCTCTGATCGGAAAGTCAGACGTGCTTG from Branchiostoma floridae strain S238N-H82 unplaced genomic scaffold, Bfl_VNyyK Sc7u5tJ_1465, whole genome shotgun sequence encodes:
- the LOC118407790 gene encoding piggyBac transposable element-derived protein 4-like, whose translation is MATRERLARYTAAEALRQILNAQSDDENSSVDEDESDLDVEDHLSDASDHSDTESVQEEDHPREEIRQEADRGLGRARGRGRGRARGLGARGRGRARGARGRGRGRGRAPINNPAVNQDAGNENPVVDRPYQGKNGTVWDQNPPPLGRRRNQDIIRNPPGITNAARCVDIQSAFSLFVTPAMIDLIVQQTNREARRKHREWNDNQENERQEEWCRVDGTEIRAVIGLCIIAGLYQSNHEPQASLWSTADGKPVFPATMTRERFRNILKYMRFDDRETRAERRATDKLAAFRDIWEMFIAQLPKYYIPGTDLCVDEQLVAFRGRCAFRQYIPSKPAKYGLKIWWNCDATTCYPLKGEVYLGRQPGEQREIGQGARVVKELTYLWRRTGRNVTADNFFTSIPLAEDLWEDGLTYVGTIRSNKPHIPEVMKAANHKEVNSSMFGFQDQLTLTSYVPSKGKAVLVLSSMHHDANIIGEQQKPEIIMHYNATKSGVDNLDHLATMHTCRRKINRWPMVLFFNLLDVAGIASLIVFLGNFPDWNLSACSRRRRLFLRELGYNLVMPHVQRRAQSPYLMPATRESMARIGVRSVRRAEEPAAAAAQEGRKRCELCPRSSDRKVRRACAGCGRTVCAEHSYKQYVCGDCL